From a region of the Nocardioides ginsengisegetis genome:
- a CDS encoding maleylpyruvate isomerase family mycothiol-dependent enzyme has protein sequence MANIEFRDYLRAIRDESHRFREVLTDCDPAARVPGCPAWDADDLLWHLAETQWFWARTVRERPDSPDDSDDGPERPEGHDALLEAFDDYSAQLVTELGKADPADTAWTWSAEQTVGFIHRRQAHEALVHRLDAEQAAGAVTPLDPRLAADGVEECLDVMFGAAPSWGTWHPLQHFLRVDCTDTGDSVWVQVGRFTGTNPADGTDVDEDDIRVVDAPRAEPDAVIEGPAGALDAWLWRRSDDAEIKVHGDRGIYGHFRKAVNHPID, from the coding sequence ATGGCGAACATCGAGTTCCGTGACTACCTCCGTGCCATCCGGGATGAGTCACATCGCTTCCGCGAGGTGCTCACCGACTGCGACCCGGCGGCGCGGGTCCCGGGATGTCCGGCGTGGGACGCCGACGACCTGCTCTGGCACCTCGCCGAGACGCAGTGGTTCTGGGCGCGGACGGTCCGCGAGCGCCCTGACTCCCCCGACGACTCCGACGACGGACCCGAGCGGCCGGAGGGCCACGACGCGCTGCTCGAGGCGTTCGACGACTACTCGGCGCAGCTCGTCACCGAGCTGGGGAAGGCCGATCCCGCGGACACCGCCTGGACGTGGTCGGCGGAGCAGACCGTCGGCTTCATCCATCGTCGCCAGGCGCACGAGGCGCTCGTGCACCGCCTCGACGCCGAGCAGGCCGCCGGCGCGGTGACCCCGCTCGACCCGAGGCTGGCGGCCGACGGGGTGGAGGAGTGCCTCGACGTGATGTTCGGCGCCGCGCCGTCGTGGGGCACCTGGCACCCGCTGCAGCACTTCCTGCGGGTCGACTGCACCGACACCGGAGACAGCGTCTGGGTGCAGGTCGGCCGCTTCACCGGCACCAACCCCGCCGACGGTACCGACGTCGACGAGGACGACATCCGCGTCGTCGACGCCCCGAGGGCCGAGCCCGACGCAGTGATCGAGGGCCCGGCCGGGGCGCTCGACGCCTGGCTATGGCGGCGCAGCGACGACGCGGAGATCAAGGTGCACGGCGACCGCGGGATCTACGGCCACTTCCGCAAGGCCGTGAACCACCCCATCGACTGA
- a CDS encoding ACT domain-containing protein, translating into MTYTLQQFPEKLAVVKLPPGAEIPAWAESASLFSITATALETSLVCAGRDVPTKVVARKGLTGFAVEGAEDNQQAGVLVQLLAPLAEEGISVFTISTFSTNWILVPLEQADAAAEAWRRRGETVEVATPVTPTRQSRQSKQSGQSKKDKR; encoded by the coding sequence GTGACCTACACCCTCCAGCAGTTCCCCGAGAAGCTCGCGGTCGTCAAGCTCCCGCCCGGCGCCGAGATCCCGGCCTGGGCCGAGTCGGCCTCGCTCTTCTCCATCACGGCGACCGCCCTGGAGACCTCGCTGGTCTGCGCCGGACGTGACGTCCCGACCAAGGTGGTGGCCCGCAAGGGCCTGACCGGCTTCGCGGTCGAGGGCGCCGAGGACAACCAGCAGGCGGGCGTCCTGGTGCAGCTCCTCGCCCCGCTCGCGGAGGAGGGGATCAGCGTCTTCACGATCTCGACCTTCTCCACCAACTGGATCCTGGTGCCGCTCGAGCAGGCCGACGCCGCGGCCGAGGCCTGGCGACGACGAGGGGAGACCGTCGAGGTCGCCACCCCCGTCACCCCCACCAGGCAGTCCCGGCAGTCGAAGCAGTCCGGGCAGTCCAAGAAGGACAAGCGATGA
- a CDS encoding ATP-binding protein codes for MTDAQSLADSLADGVVAADADGRVTLVSSVAAQMLSIEAEECVGKPLEDVLALQDQEGNHWFSTNRPYEGLPTRTAVPEQSWLVPDGTEVLVVARIHRPALHHPVSSVVVSIRSGRGRARLDRERSDLVATVAHELRSPLTGVKGFVQALLNRWDRLSDDQKKLMLTTVSVDSDRLSRLIAELLDVARIDTGRLQLYPRPSDARVLVGRVVDSARATTSRTIELVTADDLDDIQVDPDKFTQVITNLVENGLRHGDGTVTVRLEPVHGTPDFGDGVQVTVDDQGRGIPVELRRRVFTKFWRGGERGGSGLGMYIVHGLVRAHGGTVTIDDAPGGGARVVLGWPCEDRRHD; via the coding sequence GTGACCGACGCCCAGTCCCTGGCGGACTCCCTCGCCGACGGTGTCGTCGCGGCCGACGCCGACGGCCGCGTGACCCTCGTGTCCAGCGTCGCGGCCCAGATGCTCTCCATCGAGGCCGAGGAGTGTGTCGGCAAGCCGCTCGAGGACGTGCTCGCCCTGCAGGACCAGGAGGGCAACCACTGGTTCTCCACCAACCGCCCCTACGAGGGCCTGCCGACCCGGACCGCAGTGCCCGAGCAGTCCTGGCTGGTGCCCGACGGCACCGAGGTCCTCGTCGTGGCCCGGATCCACCGCCCCGCCCTGCACCACCCCGTCAGCAGTGTCGTGGTCAGCATCCGCTCGGGCCGTGGTCGCGCGCGCCTCGACCGGGAGCGCTCCGACCTGGTCGCGACCGTGGCCCACGAGCTGCGCTCGCCGCTGACCGGCGTGAAGGGCTTCGTCCAGGCGCTGCTCAACCGCTGGGACCGCCTCAGCGACGACCAGAAGAAGCTGATGCTCACCACGGTGAGCGTCGACTCCGACCGGCTCAGCCGCCTCATCGCCGAGCTGCTCGACGTCGCGCGCATCGACACCGGCCGGCTCCAGCTCTACCCGCGGCCCAGTGACGCCCGGGTGCTGGTGGGTCGCGTCGTGGACTCGGCCCGCGCGACCACCAGCCGGACCATCGAGCTGGTCACGGCCGACGACCTCGACGACATCCAGGTCGACCCCGACAAGTTCACCCAGGTGATCACCAACCTGGTCGAGAACGGCCTGCGGCACGGCGACGGCACGGTGACCGTGCGGCTCGAGCCGGTCCACGGCACTCCCGACTTCGGGGACGGTGTGCAGGTCACGGTGGACGACCAGGGTCGCGGCATCCCGGTCGAGCTGCGCCGCCGGGTATTCACGAAGTTCTGGCGAGGTGGCGAGCGCGGCGGCTCGGGCCTGGGGATGTACATCGTCCACGGTCTCGTGCGCGCCCACGGCGGCACCGTCACCATCGACGACGCCCCCGGTGGGGGCGCCCGGGTCGTGCTGGGCTGGCCGTGCGAGGACCGCCGGCACGACTGA
- the argC gene encoding N-acetyl-gamma-glutamyl-phosphate reductase produces MHMTRKRVAVAGASGYAGGEVLRHLLAHPEVEIGALTGASNAGELLGTLQPHLVPLADRVLDPTDLETLSGHDVVFLALPHGQSGEIARQLQAEDPSVVVIDCGADFRLQDPSAWEKFYGGEHAGTWPYGLPELPGQRAQLAGATRIAVPGCYPTVSTLTLAPAIANGLVEPDVVVVAASGTSGAGKAAKPHLLGSEIMGNASAYGVGGTHRHTPEITQNLSGLLGEDGGTVAVSFTPLLVPMPRGILATCSAPLKAPLTAQEAYDAYAKFYADEQFVHVLPQGQWPQTKSVTGSNAVHVQVTVDEAAGRLVAVGAVDNLAKGTAGAAIQCMNLALGLDEGLGLTSVGVAP; encoded by the coding sequence ATGCACATGACGAGGAAACGGGTCGCGGTCGCCGGAGCCAGTGGGTACGCCGGGGGTGAGGTGCTCCGTCACCTGCTCGCGCACCCGGAGGTCGAGATCGGCGCCCTCACCGGCGCTTCCAACGCGGGGGAGCTGCTCGGCACGCTCCAGCCGCACCTCGTGCCGCTCGCCGACCGGGTCCTCGACCCGACCGACCTCGAGACGCTCTCGGGCCACGACGTCGTCTTCCTGGCGCTTCCCCACGGGCAGAGCGGCGAGATCGCGCGCCAGCTGCAGGCGGAGGACCCCTCGGTGGTCGTCATCGACTGCGGTGCGGACTTCCGGCTCCAGGACCCCTCGGCCTGGGAGAAGTTCTACGGCGGCGAACACGCCGGCACCTGGCCCTACGGCCTGCCCGAGCTGCCGGGCCAGCGCGCCCAGCTCGCCGGCGCGACCCGGATCGCCGTGCCCGGCTGCTACCCGACCGTCTCCACGCTCACCCTGGCCCCGGCCATCGCCAACGGGCTCGTCGAGCCCGACGTGGTCGTGGTCGCCGCCTCCGGCACGAGTGGTGCCGGCAAGGCCGCCAAGCCGCACCTCCTGGGCTCGGAGATCATGGGCAACGCCAGCGCCTACGGCGTCGGCGGCACCCACCGCCACACCCCCGAGATCACCCAGAACCTCTCCGGCCTGCTCGGCGAGGACGGCGGGACGGTCGCGGTGAGCTTCACGCCGCTGCTGGTCCCGATGCCCCGCGGCATCCTGGCCACCTGCTCGGCGCCGCTGAAGGCGCCGCTCACCGCGCAGGAGGCGTACGACGCCTACGCGAAGTTCTACGCCGACGAGCAGTTCGTCCACGTGCTCCCGCAGGGCCAGTGGCCCCAGACCAAGTCGGTCACCGGCTCCAACGCGGTCCACGTCCAGGTGACCGTCGACGAGGCCGCCGGCCGGCTGGTCGCCGTCGGCGCCGTCGACAACCTCGCCAAGGGCACCGCCGGTGCCGCCATCCAGTGCATGAACCTCGCCCTGGGCCTCGATGAGGGCCTGGGCCTCACCTCGGTCGGAGTCGCACCGTGA
- the pheS gene encoding phenylalanine--tRNA ligase subunit alpha — MSGPNTDYDPVEVTPLKPEEVESARDAALAAIAAAADLEELKQVRIEHAGDRSALALANREIGALPPQARKEAGQRIGQARGAVNKALAERQAVLEVEHEERMLVEETVDVTLPTERVARGARHPLTTGAERIADVFLAMGWEVAEGPVIEAEWLNFDALNLGPDHPARTMQDTFWTDPQDNGIVLRTHTSPVQARTMLTREPPIYVVCPGRVFRTDEYDATHSPMFHQVEGLAIDEGITMANLKGTLDHFAASMFGEGISTRFRPSYFPFTEPSAEVDLVCFVCRGAEGVVESCRTCRGEGWIEWGGCGIVNPRVLAACGVDSERYTGFAFGMGIDRTLMFRHGIEDLRGFFEGDVRFTTAFGTEI, encoded by the coding sequence ATGTCGGGACCGAACACCGATTACGACCCCGTGGAGGTCACCCCCTTGAAGCCCGAGGAAGTCGAGAGCGCGCGCGACGCCGCCCTGGCCGCCATCGCCGCGGCCGCCGACCTCGAGGAGCTCAAGCAGGTCCGCATCGAGCACGCGGGGGACCGGTCGGCGCTCGCCCTGGCCAACCGTGAGATCGGCGCGCTGCCCCCGCAGGCCCGCAAGGAGGCCGGCCAGCGGATCGGCCAGGCCCGCGGCGCGGTCAACAAGGCCCTCGCCGAGCGACAGGCCGTGCTCGAGGTCGAGCACGAGGAGCGGATGCTGGTCGAGGAGACCGTCGACGTCACCCTGCCGACCGAGCGTGTCGCCCGCGGCGCCCGTCACCCGCTCACCACCGGCGCCGAGCGGATCGCCGATGTCTTCCTCGCCATGGGCTGGGAGGTCGCGGAGGGGCCGGTCATCGAGGCCGAGTGGCTCAACTTCGACGCCCTCAACCTCGGCCCGGACCACCCCGCACGCACCATGCAGGACACGTTCTGGACCGACCCCCAGGACAACGGGATCGTGCTCCGCACGCACACCTCGCCCGTCCAGGCGCGCACCATGCTGACGCGCGAGCCCCCCATCTACGTCGTGTGCCCCGGTCGCGTCTTCCGCACCGACGAGTACGACGCCACGCACAGCCCGATGTTCCACCAGGTCGAGGGCCTCGCCATCGACGAGGGCATCACCATGGCCAACCTCAAGGGCACCCTCGACCACTTCGCCGCGTCGATGTTCGGCGAGGGGATCAGCACGCGGTTCCGCCCGTCGTACTTCCCCTTCACCGAGCCCAGCGCCGAGGTCGACCTGGTCTGCTTCGTGTGCCGCGGCGCCGAGGGCGTCGTGGAGTCCTGCCGCACCTGCCGCGGCGAGGGCTGGATCGAGTGGGGCGGCTGCGGCATCGTCAACCCGCGCGTCCTGGCCGCCTGCGGCGTCGACAGCGAGCGCTACACCGGCTTCGCGTTCGGCATGGGCATCGACCGCACGCTGATGTTCCGCCACGGCATCGAGGACCTCCGCGGGTTCTTCGAGGGCGACGTCCGCTTCACCACTGCTTTCGGAACGGAAATCTGA
- the argJ gene encoding bifunctional glutamate N-acetyltransferase/amino-acid acetyltransferase ArgJ, protein MSITTPQGFRAAGVSAGLKANGGKDLALVVNDGPRHDSASVFTSNRCKANPILWSQEVVKDGVVRAVVLNSGGANCYTGAEGFQTTHAVAEQVAGNLGIGAIDVVVCSTGLIGLANPRQNLLDGVDEAYAGLGDHGAEAAEAIMTTDSVSKQVLVEGAGWSVGGMAKGAGMLAPQLATMLVVLTTDAVVPAADLDAALRAATRVSFDRLDSDGCMSTNDTVTVMASGASGITPSLPDFIEALTQACTDLAMQLLRDAEGADHEIAITVLNAATEDDAVEVGRSVARSNLFKAAVFGNDPNWGRVLASIGTTDAAFDPADLDVAMNGVWVCKQSTPHADPATVDLKQREVSVTIDLKAGSERATVWTNDLTHAYVHENSAYSS, encoded by the coding sequence ATGAGCATCACCACCCCCCAGGGCTTCCGCGCGGCCGGCGTCAGCGCCGGCCTCAAGGCCAACGGCGGCAAGGACCTCGCGCTGGTCGTCAACGACGGTCCGCGCCACGACTCCGCCAGCGTCTTCACCAGCAACCGCTGCAAGGCCAACCCGATCCTGTGGAGCCAGGAAGTCGTCAAGGACGGTGTCGTCCGGGCCGTGGTCCTCAACTCCGGTGGTGCCAACTGCTACACCGGCGCCGAGGGCTTCCAGACCACCCACGCCGTCGCCGAGCAGGTCGCCGGCAACCTCGGGATCGGCGCGATCGACGTCGTCGTGTGCTCCACGGGGCTGATCGGCCTGGCCAACCCGCGCCAGAACCTCCTCGACGGCGTCGACGAGGCGTACGCCGGCCTCGGCGACCACGGTGCCGAGGCGGCCGAGGCGATCATGACCACCGACTCGGTCAGCAAGCAGGTGCTCGTCGAGGGCGCCGGCTGGTCGGTCGGGGGCATGGCCAAGGGGGCCGGCATGCTCGCGCCCCAGCTCGCCACCATGCTCGTGGTGCTGACCACCGACGCGGTCGTGCCGGCGGCAGACCTGGACGCGGCCCTGCGCGCCGCGACCCGGGTCAGCTTCGACCGCCTGGACTCCGACGGCTGCATGTCCACCAACGACACGGTGACCGTGATGGCCAGCGGTGCCAGCGGGATCACCCCCTCGCTGCCCGACTTCATCGAGGCCCTGACCCAGGCCTGCACCGACCTGGCCATGCAGCTGCTGCGCGACGCCGAGGGCGCCGACCACGAGATCGCGATCACCGTCCTCAACGCCGCGACCGAGGACGACGCGGTCGAGGTCGGCCGCAGCGTGGCCCGCAGCAACCTGTTCAAGGCGGCCGTCTTCGGCAACGACCCCAACTGGGGCCGGGTGCTGGCCAGCATCGGCACGACCGACGCGGCCTTCGACCCCGCCGACCTCGACGTGGCCATGAACGGCGTGTGGGTGTGCAAGCAGTCCACCCCGCACGCCGACCCCGCCACGGTCGACCTCAAGCAGCGCGAGGTCAGCGTGACCATCGACCTCAAGGCCGGGTCCGAGCGGGCGACGGTCTGGACCAACGACCTGACCCACGCCTACGTGCACGAGAACAGCGCCTACTCCTCATGA
- the pheT gene encoding phenylalanine--tRNA ligase subunit beta: MKAPVSWIKEYVDLPAEVSTEALAAELTALGLKLEAIEKPGDQITGPLVVGRVLTKDPEPQKNGKTINWCTVDVGDANGTGEPQGIVCGAHNFEPGDLVVVVLPGAVLPGDFAISERKTYGHLSAGMICSTSELGLGDDGQGGIIVLPAGAGEPGDDAFAVLGLRDEVIEFEINPDRAYALSLRGVAREAALAYGAPFTDPAQRPVPAANGEGHPVVIDDPAGCPVFVARQVSGFDPTATTPDWMARRLTQAGMRPISLAVDVTNYVMLELGRPIHGYDADKLAGPIRVRRATAGERLTTLDGTARVLSEQDLVVTDDSGIIGLGGVMGGQTTEMSETTTRVLVEAAHWDATSMFRTGKRHKISSEAGKRNERGVDPAITEAAADRVVELLVAYGGGTAEPGVTVVGTVPDRTSIRIAYDLPARITGMSIDAETTVTNLEAVGCEVTRDDSGVEALVPTWRPDLNDPFDLVEEVARIEGYANVPSVLPNAGSGRGLTREQRLRRRIGRTLAGAGCVEVLSFPFVGEATFDALGLAEDDSRRHTVRLANPMSSEEPAYTTTLLPGLFKAAARNLGRGAPGVALFETGTVAFPADRGPAPIYGVEWRPSPDELEKLFQAIPDQPLHLAVVLAGERERSGWWGAGREAGWSDAIGIVRRLAAELGVETSVAAVARTPWHPGRCAEVSVGEQVIGHAGELHPRVCQAFGLPPRTSAVEIDLDLLMKHARDIQPGPRFSTFPVAKEDVALVVADSVTASAVEDALREGAGDLLESIRLFDVYTGDQVGAGHKSLAFNLRFRAPDRTLTEHETSAARDAAVALAAERTGAVQRA, encoded by the coding sequence ATGAAGGCCCCTGTCTCCTGGATCAAGGAGTACGTCGACCTCCCCGCCGAGGTGTCCACCGAGGCGCTCGCCGCCGAGCTGACGGCCCTCGGGCTCAAGCTCGAGGCGATCGAGAAGCCCGGCGACCAGATCACCGGCCCGCTGGTGGTCGGTCGGGTGCTCACCAAGGACCCCGAGCCGCAGAAGAACGGCAAGACGATCAACTGGTGCACCGTCGACGTCGGCGACGCCAACGGCACCGGCGAGCCGCAGGGCATCGTCTGCGGTGCGCACAACTTCGAGCCCGGGGACCTGGTCGTCGTGGTGCTGCCCGGTGCCGTCCTGCCCGGGGACTTCGCGATCTCCGAGCGCAAGACCTACGGCCACCTCTCGGCCGGCATGATCTGCTCCACCTCCGAGCTCGGCCTGGGCGACGACGGCCAGGGCGGCATCATCGTGCTGCCCGCGGGTGCCGGCGAGCCCGGCGACGACGCCTTCGCGGTCCTGGGGCTGCGCGACGAGGTCATCGAGTTCGAGATCAACCCCGACCGTGCCTACGCGCTGTCACTGCGCGGCGTGGCCCGCGAGGCCGCCCTGGCCTACGGGGCGCCGTTCACCGACCCCGCACAGCGACCCGTCCCCGCGGCCAACGGAGAGGGCCACCCGGTCGTCATCGACGACCCCGCCGGCTGCCCGGTCTTCGTGGCGCGCCAGGTGAGCGGGTTCGACCCCACCGCCACGACCCCCGACTGGATGGCCCGCCGGCTCACCCAGGCCGGCATGCGTCCGATCTCGCTGGCCGTCGACGTGACCAACTACGTCATGCTCGAGCTCGGCCGGCCGATCCACGGCTACGACGCCGACAAGCTGGCCGGCCCGATCCGGGTCCGCCGCGCCACGGCCGGTGAGCGCCTCACGACCCTCGACGGGACCGCGCGCGTGCTGTCCGAGCAGGACCTCGTCGTCACCGACGACTCGGGCATCATCGGCCTCGGCGGCGTGATGGGCGGCCAGACCACCGAGATGTCCGAGACGACCACCCGGGTGCTGGTCGAGGCGGCCCACTGGGACGCGACCTCGATGTTCCGCACGGGCAAGCGGCACAAGATCTCCTCGGAGGCCGGCAAGCGCAACGAGCGCGGCGTCGACCCCGCCATCACCGAGGCCGCGGCCGACCGGGTGGTCGAGCTGCTCGTGGCCTACGGCGGCGGCACCGCCGAGCCGGGCGTGACCGTCGTCGGGACCGTGCCCGACCGCACCTCGATCCGGATCGCCTACGACCTCCCCGCCCGCATCACCGGCATGTCCATCGACGCCGAGACGACGGTGACCAACCTCGAGGCGGTCGGCTGCGAGGTCACCCGCGACGACTCCGGTGTCGAGGCCCTCGTCCCGACGTGGCGCCCCGACCTGAACGACCCCTTCGACCTGGTCGAGGAGGTCGCGCGCATCGAGGGCTACGCCAACGTGCCCTCGGTCCTGCCCAACGCCGGCTCGGGTCGTGGACTGACCCGGGAGCAGCGGCTCCGCCGCCGGATCGGCCGCACCCTGGCCGGCGCGGGCTGCGTCGAGGTGCTGAGCTTCCCGTTCGTCGGCGAGGCGACCTTCGACGCGCTCGGCCTGGCTGAGGACGACAGCCGGCGCCACACGGTCCGGTTGGCCAACCCGATGTCCAGCGAGGAGCCGGCGTACACCACCACACTGCTGCCCGGCCTCTTCAAGGCGGCCGCGCGCAACCTCGGCCGCGGCGCCCCGGGCGTCGCTCTGTTCGAGACCGGCACGGTCGCCTTCCCGGCCGACCGCGGCCCGGCCCCGATCTACGGCGTCGAGTGGCGCCCGAGCCCCGACGAGCTGGAGAAGCTCTTCCAGGCGATCCCCGACCAGCCGCTGCACCTCGCGGTGGTCCTGGCCGGTGAGCGCGAGCGCTCTGGCTGGTGGGGTGCTGGTCGCGAGGCCGGCTGGTCCGACGCGATCGGCATCGTGCGCCGCCTCGCTGCCGAGCTCGGCGTCGAGACCTCGGTGGCCGCCGTCGCGCGCACGCCGTGGCACCCCGGTCGCTGTGCCGAGGTCTCGGTGGGAGAGCAGGTCATCGGCCACGCCGGCGAGCTGCACCCGCGCGTGTGCCAGGCCTTCGGCCTCCCGCCGCGGACCTCCGCGGTCGAGATCGACCTCGACCTGCTGATGAAGCACGCCCGTGACATCCAGCCGGGTCCGCGCTTCTCGACCTTCCCGGTCGCCAAGGAGGACGTCGCCCTCGTGGTGGCCGACTCCGTCACGGCGTCCGCGGTCGAGGATGCGCTCCGCGAGGGCGCGGGCGACCTGCTGGAGTCGATCCGCCTCTTCGACGTCTACACCGGTGACCAGGTCGGCGCCGGCCACAAGTCGCTGGCGTTCAACCTGCGCTTCCGGGCGCCGGACCGCACCCTGACCGAGCACGAGACCAGCGCCGCCCGCGACGCCGCGGTCGCGCTCGCCGCCGAGCGCACCGGGGCGGTGCAGCGGGCGTAG
- the argB gene encoding acetylglutamate kinase: MSDDTSHQPTAADHGKAAVLAGALPWLKRYHGKIVVVKYGGNAMTDDVLKKAFAEDIAFLRFAGFRPVVVHGGGPQISQMLDKLGIESEFRGGLRVTTPEAMDVVRMVLVGKVQRELVGLINQHGPLAVGLSGEDAGLFTATQTNTIVDGEEVDLGLVGEVAEVRPEAVLDLIEAGRIPVVSSVAPDVHGRVHNVNADTAASALAVALGAEKLLVLTDVEGLYRDWPDSDDVIYEISPESLSELMPSLASGMVPKMAACLQAVQEGVPRATVVDGREKHAVLLELFTDEGVGTQVLPGVTTKIRKARP, from the coding sequence ATGAGCGACGACACGTCCCACCAGCCGACCGCCGCCGACCACGGCAAGGCGGCCGTACTGGCCGGCGCCCTGCCCTGGCTGAAGCGCTACCACGGCAAGATCGTCGTGGTGAAGTACGGCGGCAACGCCATGACCGACGACGTGCTCAAGAAGGCCTTCGCCGAGGACATCGCGTTCCTGCGGTTCGCCGGCTTCCGCCCTGTCGTGGTCCACGGCGGCGGCCCGCAGATCTCCCAGATGCTCGACAAGCTCGGCATCGAGTCGGAGTTCCGGGGCGGCCTCCGGGTCACCACCCCCGAGGCGATGGACGTGGTCCGGATGGTCCTGGTCGGCAAGGTCCAGCGCGAGCTGGTCGGCCTGATCAACCAGCACGGCCCGCTCGCCGTCGGCCTGTCCGGCGAGGACGCCGGCCTGTTCACCGCCACCCAGACCAACACCATCGTCGACGGCGAGGAGGTCGATCTCGGCCTCGTGGGCGAGGTCGCCGAGGTCCGCCCCGAGGCGGTGCTCGACCTGATCGAGGCCGGCCGCATCCCCGTCGTCTCCAGCGTCGCCCCCGACGTCCACGGCCGCGTACACAACGTCAACGCCGACACCGCCGCCTCGGCCCTGGCCGTCGCGCTCGGCGCCGAGAAGCTGCTCGTCCTCACCGACGTCGAGGGCCTCTACCGCGACTGGCCCGACAGCGACGACGTGATCTACGAGATCAGCCCCGAGTCCCTCTCCGAGCTGATGCCCTCCCTGGCCTCGGGCATGGTGCCCAAGATGGCCGCCTGCCTCCAGGCCGTCCAGGAGGGCGTCCCGCGCGCCACGGTCGTCGACGGCCGCGAGAAGCACGCGGTCCTGCTCGAGCTGTTCACCGACGAAGGAGTCGGCACCCAGGTCCTCCCGGGTGTCACCACCAAGATCAGGAAGGCCCGGCCATGA